In the Pogona vitticeps strain Pit_001003342236 chromosome 2, PviZW2.1, whole genome shotgun sequence genome, GCCGAGAATCttaaaagaatccaggctgcccagGAAGAGGCTGAGCGCAAGGCTGAGGAGGCTGTAGCAGATGCCAAGGCTGTGTTGGAGGAGGAGATCCGAGCGGGTGGTGGTCAAGGGGGGGCGGTCATGCCGCCTCCTATCAACCCGATCCTTGCTAGTTTGCAGCACAACTACATTCTGACGCCGACTCCTGCCAGCAGCAGTTCCTTGAAGCAAAAGGTCCTGAGCCCATCCCACACCAAGGCCGATTTCAACCCGGCAGATTTCGAGTGTGAAGAGGACCCCTTTGACAAACTGGAATTAAAAACGCTTGATGACAGAGAGGAACTGAAGAACATTCTGCAGGTCCATGCTGGCACCACCGGGCCGATTGTCGCCCAGCGTCTAGACAAGAGCTTGCCCAAAGTAACCTCGGAGTCTATGCTGCAAGACCAGGAGGTTTTGGCCTCCTTGGAGAGGGCAGCTTTGGACCTCAAGCCTGTTCACAAGCCCAACGGTCTGATCGCTTTGCCCCAGCTGGGGGGCTGTGAAAAGATGCCGCTGTCTTCCAAAGTGTCCCTGTCGCCGGTGACGTCCGTGAGCAATATCAAGTCTCTCTCCTTCCCAAAGCTCGACTCGGACGAGGCCGAGTTGCAGACCGCAAAGCTTGCGAGCACGTACCGCAGCGCGGCCTGCCTCCACAACGGCACGTTCCTCGGCTCTTTGCAGAGCAAAGCCAGCGAACTGAATGGGCATCACGGAACAACAGGGCTGCCCGCCCTTGGTGGGGAGGGAGGCCCCGAGACAAAAGCCACTTCGGTAGCATGTACAGAAGAAATTCCAGCTCTCACCACAGCCACCGCGGTAAGCATTCATGCCAGAGGGGAGGGCTCCCTTGGGGCTAGTTGGCCAAAACCGGGATAGAGAGTAAGAATGGAATTTTAAACACAGTAGCGAGCAGAGTTGTCCAGTTACTAACGAAATGTTttgctgcattaacagaaaacTTGATTCCCCCTGGTCCTTTTTGTTGTTGCCAATTTAAATCTACCCTGCTATGAGGGTTGTCATTCCCTTTTATGTCCAAACTCTTGACTTCCACAGTTTTCAGTTCTGAAAATTATTAAGATTTATGATTCTGCCACATGGTTATCTAGATTCTGCCACAGAAAGGAAGATTTTGTCTAGTATATACGAACCTTTGCTTCTCAGGCGTTCTGGTCATTtgctgtttattacaatatgtataaggtaaaggttccccttgacatttagtccagtcgtgtctgactctagggggcggtgctcatccccgtttccaagccatagagccggagtttgtccttagacagtttccgtggtcacgtggccagcatgactagacacagaatgctgtgaccttcccactgaggtggtccctatttattgactcacatttttacatgctttcaaatggctaggttggcaggagctgggatgagtgacaggagctccctccgtcgcgtgggttcgatcttacgatggccggtcttctgaccttgcagcacagaggcttctgcggtttaacccgcagcgccaccccatCCCTTACACAATATGTGTACCCAGACATGAATTCCATTTCATTCTGCGGGACTCTTTTCCAAGTGAAAGTGTAGAAGGTGAATGGATCCGTTCCGGCAAGCTGTTCTTGCTGGCTTCCTTGTACGAGTACCTTTGCCTTGTCCAGACGCAGACATTTCTATAGGGGCACAAGGCTTGGTGGGCCATATGATCCCAGCTTTTGAATTTTAACCTTCACGCAATCTAAAGATTCTGTTTAGTTGACAACCAGATGGTTTATTCTGTTAGAGCCACCAGTGAGAATGTATGGTATTGGTCAAGAAATGATGAATCTGGGAATGGGAAGTTACATAAACCAAGAAACAAACTTGGTCTTTTCCTTTGTAATGGAAGTCACTTTGACGTATTTATTTAGAATAATTGTATCACATTTTTGAGCCCTTATAAGAGTTTCTCAAGGTGGAATGAAATTATATTCTTgaaatctagtacagtggtgcctcgcttaacgagcgcaccgtttaacgacgaatccgcatagcgatctatttttttagctTGATAacgtgattgcattgcgatgttctgaaaaggcaaacagctgatcggcagttccaaaatggctgccaggtgcccaaaatgtccgctgcaagtgttttcacgccctgctctcgcttaccaagggcgcgaaaatggcggcgtatggaggaacttcgctgaacagtgagtttgggagccataggaacacattaaacgaagtttaatgcgttcctatagctttttccgttccgtttagcgatgtttctgtatagcgacgattaatccggaacggattaatgtcgctatgcggggcaccactgtatataggaacAGAAATAATGCCCTATGGAATCGTAACTGTTCAAGAAGTATCTTTTGCCACCAGCCAGCAACGCCCATGAGATCCACTAAGGCTAGTGACTCAGGGTACTGCATAGGCTTCTAGGCCAGCAACTCCGTGAAATAGGCAGAACTCATGCGTAGTGAATTACAGTTGGGGGAAAAGCTAGTCTcgtgagaaggaagagaagggagatttttctaaggaaacaaaaacatggtGTGGATGACAgcgaagaagaaaggaaaggggctGCATTAGAAAGCCATCAATCAAGTCAACCCCGTCTGCATGGCCAGAAACCTGCACTTCAGAGACCTGTTCTGTGAAGAAGACTTGTAAAAATAACTTGCAGGATGTGCAACAGGATTAAGTTTAATCCCTACAGGCCAAGAACCAGGATAATCTCAAGAGGGAAATCCATTCTTGCATCACGGCTGTGTTGCAGTCTCTGCTGGCCAGTAAATAACAGAGAATCCCCATCCAGGACACAACTTGCCATTCATTTCCATAACACATTTAGGCACAAAATGAAGGAAGACCACCCTGGGGGGATACCAGAGCATGCAGTAGATTTCGTGTCTCGTTTAACAGTCCCAGCCTGGACCATCTTCTCCAGCCTGTTCTGTATGAATAAGAAGCCAGCTAAGTGGTCTCCACAGAAAGGAGTCCTGGGGAATGTGTACTACTGTTGGAATGGATCACATTCTTCTATGTTGGGGCCGAGAACCTTGGGCTCTCCCGCTGTGGatctgatgcccccccccccggtgcctccCTAATGACGGACTAGATGAGAATTGTAGAGCCGCATCCTCTGGAGAGCTACAGGCTTTCCCCAGCTGCATGCTACATAGGATCTTTCTCACAACAAgctggagcctcatggcacagcggtcaaactgcaatactgcagccagaaCTCTTTGCTCGTGACTTTGGTTCAGTcacaggtagctggcttgaggtttactcagccttccatccttccaaggttggtaaattgagtagccAGATTGTTGAGGGAGGGGGcgatgcatagcctgcataattaaattataaact is a window encoding:
- the UBAP1 gene encoding ubiquitin-associated protein 1: MASRKSGSDFHGTFSYIDDVPFKIGDKFKAPAKVGLPIGFCLPDSPQLVREAQYDFSLEKKTIEWAENLKRIQAAQEEAERKAEEAVADAKAVLEEEIRAGGGQGGAVMPPPINPILASLQHNYILTPTPASSSSLKQKVLSPSHTKADFNPADFECEEDPFDKLELKTLDDREELKNILQVHAGTTGPIVAQRLDKSLPKVTSESMLQDQEVLASLERAALDLKPVHKPNGLIALPQLGGCEKMPLSSKVSLSPVTSVSNIKSLSFPKLDSDEAELQTAKLASTYRSAACLHNGTFLGSLQSKASELNGHHGTTGLPALGGEGGPETKATSVACTEEIPALTTATAVTHQSFPTSQVPNTAGCVKWPSSFAHLDVLQALSSGERQCVETVVNMGYSYEDVLKAMKKKGQNIEQVLDYLFVHGQFCERGFDPLLVEAALEMYQCSEEKTTELLQLMSKFKEMGFELKDIKEVLLLHNNDQDNALEDLMTRAGAS